A genomic segment from Pseudosulfitobacter sp. DSM 107133 encodes:
- a CDS encoding DMT family transporter encodes MSDQKSISGRAWAEMLLLGLIWGGSFLSIRVALDEIGPLWAVAHRTGWAMLVLWSVVALRRISLPRDTRVWGAFLVMGLLNNVIPFGLMAWGQLHISSGLTSIFNAATAIFGVLAAALFFADERMTARRALGVGLGFAGVATAIGLDSLRSFDLQSLAQLAVLAGAASYALASVWARKYLGGLHPVLAAAGMLTGSSLITIPLAWSVEGPVTLAMAPDTLLAIAYYAIVATAGAYLLYYRVLQMAGSGNLMIVTLLIPPVAITLGAWVRGETLGAQAYAGFALLALGLLVLDGRIWSAWRAR; translated from the coding sequence ATGAGCGATCAAAAATCCATATCCGGCCGCGCATGGGCCGAAATGCTGTTGCTGGGGCTGATCTGGGGCGGGTCATTCCTGTCGATCCGCGTCGCACTGGACGAAATCGGACCGTTGTGGGCCGTGGCGCACCGCACCGGATGGGCCATGCTGGTGCTGTGGAGCGTGGTGGCGTTGCGCCGCATCTCCCTGCCCCGGGACACGAGGGTCTGGGGGGCCTTTCTGGTGATGGGCCTGCTGAACAATGTGATCCCCTTTGGCCTGATGGCGTGGGGCCAGTTGCACATCTCCAGCGGGCTGACCTCGATCTTTAACGCGGCCACGGCAATCTTTGGCGTTCTGGCGGCGGCCCTGTTCTTTGCAGACGAACGCATGACGGCGCGCCGCGCGCTTGGCGTGGGTTTGGGCTTTGCCGGGGTAGCCACGGCCATCGGACTGGACAGCCTGCGCAGCTTTGATCTGCAAAGCCTTGCCCAACTGGCGGTTCTGGCGGGTGCTGCCAGCTATGCGCTGGCCAGTGTCTGGGCCCGTAAATACCTGGGTGGCCTGCACCCCGTTCTGGCGGCGGCGGGCATGTTGACAGGGTCCAGCCTGATCACAATCCCTCTGGCCTGGAGCGTCGAAGGTCCGGTCACGCTGGCGATGGCCCCCGACACATTGCTGGCCATCGCCTATTACGCGATTGTCGCCACGGCGGGGGCCTATTTGCTGTATTATCGCGTGTTGCAGATGGCGGGCAGCGGGAATCTGATGATCGTCACCCTGTTGATCCCGCCCGTCGCAATCACACTGGGTGCCTGGGTGCGGGGCGAAACATTGGGGGCGCAGGCCTATGCTGGATTTGCCCTGCTGGCGCTGGGGTTGCTGGTTCTGGACGGGCGTATCTGGTCGGCGTGGCGCGCAAGATGA
- a CDS encoding PaaI family thioesterase → MQTVMDAEALTAFLAAEFDQVADDFVIEEVNGGKIRVRLAVAERHLRPGGTVSGPTMFALADVAAYLATLALIGPKALAVTTNCSIDFMRKPAAGVDLIATATVLKLGKLLSVTDVLIHSKGMEQPVARATLTYAIPPR, encoded by the coding sequence ATGCAAACGGTGATGGACGCAGAGGCACTGACCGCCTTTTTGGCAGCCGAGTTCGATCAGGTCGCGGATGATTTCGTCATCGAAGAGGTGAACGGCGGCAAGATTCGGGTGCGTTTGGCGGTGGCCGAGCGGCACTTGCGCCCCGGGGGCACCGTGTCGGGGCCGACGATGTTTGCGCTGGCGGATGTGGCGGCCTATCTGGCGACGCTGGCCCTGATCGGGCCCAAGGCGCTGGCGGTGACCACGAATTGTTCCATTGATTTCATGCGAAAACCGGCCGCTGGCGTCGATTTGATCGCCACTGCGACGGTTTTGAAGCTGGGCAAGCTGTTGTCGGTCACAGATGTATTGATACATTCCAAGGGCATGGAGCAGCCCGTGGCGCGGGCCACGCTGACCTATGCGATTCCGCCGCGCTGA
- the metA gene encoding homoserine O-succinyltransferase, producing the protein MPIKIPSTLPAYDVLTREGVMVLDEELAASQDIRPLRIALLNLMPKKIQTENQFARLIGATPLQIEFSLLRMTDHNTRNTAAEHMEAFYRPVSEVVDEKFDGLIITGAPIEHLDFDAVGYWDELQRVMDWTQTNVHSTFGVCWGGMAMINHFHGVQKHMLDKKAFGCFRHQNLAPASPYLRGFSDDCVIPVSRWTEMRQAEVDNVGALRTLLGSDEVGPCLVEDVDHRALYIFNHFEYDSDTLKQEYDRDVASGTEINVPINYYPNNDPSQPPQNRWRSHAHLLYGNWINEIYQSTPFDLAKIGT; encoded by the coding sequence ATGCCCATCAAAATCCCATCCACCCTGCCCGCTTACGACGTGCTGACCCGCGAGGGTGTTATGGTGCTGGACGAGGAGCTGGCCGCCAGTCAGGACATCCGCCCGCTGCGCATCGCGCTGCTGAACCTGATGCCCAAGAAGATCCAGACGGAAAACCAGTTTGCCCGCCTGATCGGGGCGACGCCCTTGCAGATCGAATTCAGCCTGCTGCGCATGACCGATCACAACACCCGGAATACCGCCGCCGAACATATGGAGGCGTTTTACCGCCCTGTCTCGGAAGTAGTGGACGAAAAATTCGACGGGTTGATCATCACCGGCGCGCCGATTGAACATCTCGACTTTGACGCGGTCGGCTATTGGGACGAATTGCAGCGCGTGATGGACTGGACCCAGACCAACGTGCATTCGACCTTTGGCGTGTGCTGGGGCGGGATGGCGATGATCAACCACTTCCATGGCGTGCAGAAACACATGCTGGACAAGAAGGCATTCGGTTGCTTCCGGCACCAGAACCTTGCCCCTGCCTCGCCCTATCTGCGTGGCTTTTCAGACGATTGCGTGATCCCCGTCAGCCGCTGGACCGAAATGCGTCAGGCCGAGGTCGACAACGTCGGCGCGCTGCGCACCCTGCTGGGCAGTGACGAGGTCGGCCCCTGTCTGGTCGAGGATGTGGACCATCGCGCGCTCTATATCTTTAACCACTTTGAATACGACAGTGACACGTTGAAACAGGAATACGACCGCGACGTGGCCTCGGGCACCGAGATCAACGTGCCGATCAACTATTACCCCAACAACGACCCCAGCCAGCCACCGCAAAACCGCTGGCGCAGTCATGCGCATCTTTTGTACGGGAACTGGATCAACGAAATCTACCAGTCCACGCCTTTTGATCTGGCGAAAATTGGGACGTAA
- a CDS encoding ATPase: protein MLYPDAASWRDADEKRVLVYGMSGLGKTHMSTLLRASGDWFHYSIDYRIGTRYMGEYIADNAKAEAMKVPFLRDLLMTDSIYIGSNITFDNLSPVATYLGKPGDPALGGLEIAEYTRRQDLFRKAEINALRDTAYFAQRGRELYGYPHFICDTGGSICEWVDADDDHDPLMSALSASCLPVWIKGDDAHTAELIRRFDKAPKPMAYQPAFLKQCWEEYLAESGLSEAKVNPDTFIRWTYARALAHRQPRYEAMARWGVTVTADEVAAMKSPTDFNDLIATALERRAQHPI from the coding sequence ATGCTATACCCCGATGCCGCAAGCTGGCGCGACGCCGATGAAAAACGTGTGCTTGTTTATGGCATGTCAGGTTTGGGCAAAACCCATATGTCGACCCTGCTGCGCGCATCCGGTGACTGGTTTCACTACTCGATCGACTACCGCATCGGCACCCGCTACATGGGCGAATATATCGCTGACAACGCCAAGGCCGAAGCGATGAAGGTGCCCTTCCTGCGCGATCTGCTGATGACCGACAGCATTTACATCGGGTCGAACATCACCTTTGACAACCTGTCGCCTGTTGCCACCTATCTGGGCAAACCGGGCGATCCGGCCTTGGGTGGTCTGGAAATCGCAGAATACACCCGCCGTCAGGACCTGTTCCGCAAGGCCGAGATCAACGCCCTGCGCGACACCGCCTATTTTGCCCAGCGGGGCCGTGAGCTATACGGCTATCCGCATTTCATCTGCGATACCGGCGGGTCGATCTGTGAATGGGTGGATGCCGACGACGATCACGATCCGCTGATGAGCGCGCTTTCGGCCAGCTGCCTGCCGGTCTGGATCAAAGGCGACGACGCTCACACGGCCGAGTTGATCCGCCGGTTTGACAAGGCGCCGAAACCCATGGCCTATCAGCCTGCATTTCTGAAACAGTGCTGGGAAGAATACCTTGCGGAATCAGGGCTGTCCGAGGCCAAGGTAAATCCCGACACCTTCATCCGCTGGACCTATGCCCGTGCGTTGGCCCACCGCCAGCCCCGCTACGAGGCGATGGCGCGCTGGGGTGTCACCGTCACCGCAGACGAGGTGGCTGCGATGAAGTCACCCACTGATTTCAACGACCTGATCGCAACAGCCCTTGAGCGGCGCGCACAACACCCTATCTGA
- the rpsI gene encoding 30S ribosomal protein S9, translated as MADEINTLEDLQAAVTENAAAVQEADLTPREPVRDEFGRSYATGKRKDAVARVWIKPGSGKVTVNGKEMNAYFARPVLQMILAQPFTVAGVEGQFDVVATVKGGGLSGQAGAVKHGVSKALQLYDPSLRGALKAAGFLTRDSRVVERKKYGKAKARKSFQFSKR; from the coding sequence ATGGCCGACGAAATCAACACACTCGAAGACCTGCAAGCAGCCGTGACCGAAAACGCAGCTGCCGTGCAAGAAGCCGACCTGACCCCGCGCGAGCCCGTCCGTGACGAGTTTGGCCGGTCTTACGCCACAGGCAAACGGAAAGATGCGGTTGCCCGCGTCTGGATCAAACCCGGTTCGGGCAAGGTCACCGTGAACGGCAAAGAGATGAACGCTTATTTTGCCCGTCCGGTTCTGCAAATGATCCTGGCACAGCCCTTCACCGTTGCCGGTGTCGAAGGTCAGTTCGACGTTGTCGCAACTGTCAAGGGCGGCGGTCTGTCCGGTCAGGCCGGCGCGGTCAAGCACGGCGTGTCCAAGGCTCTGCAACTGTACGATCCCTCGCTGCGTGGCGCGTTGAAAGCCGCAGGTTTCCTGACACGCGACAGCCGCGTTGTGGAACGTAAGAAATACGGTAAAGCCAAAGCGCGTAAGAGCTTCCAGTTCTCCAAGCGTTAA
- a CDS encoding outer membrane protein transport protein, with product MKVRHVAIAALLGSACMAQAGGIDRSGQSILALFENGRYAEFSLGAVSPDTSGTAVAALGGFGSGDMTSSFVQLGAAYKADINDRLSYALIYDQPFGADVDYPTGTGYFAGGATAELKSHALTGLLRYKFQNNFSVHGGIRVQSIEAAANVPFVDGYSVNGSRDIGVGYLAGVAYERPDIALRVALTYNSGIEHDVATTENSGTFGTTTSTTQIETPQSVNLDFQTGIAQDTLLFGGIRWAEWSEFDISPANYATLTGGASLVSYADDVLTYTLGVGRRLNDNWAVSASVGYEKSNGGFASNLGPTDGFKSLALAAVYTQDNMKITTGIRYINIGDAQTTLNGVTAASNFQDNHAIAIGVKVGYTF from the coding sequence ATGAAAGTTCGTCACGTCGCCATTGCGGCACTTCTTGGCTCGGCCTGTATGGCGCAGGCAGGCGGCATCGACCGTTCGGGCCAATCGATTCTGGCCCTGTTTGAAAACGGGCGCTACGCCGAATTCAGCCTTGGCGCCGTGTCGCCCGACACCTCGGGCACGGCTGTGGCCGCTTTGGGCGGTTTCGGCTCGGGCGATATGACATCCAGCTTTGTGCAACTGGGTGCGGCCTACAAGGCCGATATCAATGACCGTCTGTCCTATGCGCTCATCTATGACCAACCCTTTGGCGCGGATGTAGACTATCCAACGGGCACCGGCTATTTCGCAGGCGGCGCGACCGCCGAGTTGAAATCCCATGCGCTGACCGGGCTGCTGCGCTATAAATTCCAGAACAATTTCAGCGTTCACGGCGGTATTCGCGTACAAAGCATCGAAGCTGCCGCAAACGTGCCTTTCGTTGACGGCTATAGTGTGAACGGCAGCCGCGATATCGGTGTGGGCTATCTGGCCGGTGTCGCCTACGAGCGGCCGGACATAGCGTTGCGGGTGGCCCTGACCTACAATTCGGGCATCGAACACGACGTTGCGACCACTGAAAATTCGGGCACCTTTGGCACCACCACCTCGACCACGCAGATCGAGACACCGCAATCGGTGAATCTGGATTTCCAGACCGGTATCGCCCAGGACACATTGCTGTTTGGTGGTATCCGCTGGGCGGAATGGTCGGAATTTGACATTTCCCCCGCCAACTATGCCACGCTGACTGGCGGTGCCTCTCTGGTCAGCTACGCCGATGACGTGTTGACCTATACTCTGGGCGTCGGGCGGCGTTTGAACGACAATTGGGCTGTGTCGGCCTCGGTCGGCTATGAAAAATCCAACGGCGGCTTTGCCAGCAACCTTGGCCCCACCGACGGCTTCAAGAGCCTCGCCCTGGCAGCGGTCTATACGCAGGACAATATGAAAATCACCACCGGCATCCGCTATATCAACATCGGTGATGCCCAAACCACACTGAACGGCGTGACTGCGGCCTCGAACTTTCAGGACAACCACGCCATCGCCATCGGCGTAAAGGTCGGTTACACATTCTGA
- the rplM gene encoding 50S ribosomal protein L13, translated as MKTFTATPADIDKKWILIDAEGIVLGRLASIVASRLRGKHKPSFTPHMDMGDNVIIINAEKVQLTGKKRQEEHFWHTGHPGGIKSRTKEQILEGAHPERVVTLAVKRMLPGNRLSRQVMTNLRVYAGTEHPHEAQNPEVLDVKSMNKKNTRSA; from the coding sequence ATGAAAACCTTTACCGCAACACCTGCGGACATCGACAAGAAATGGATCCTGATCGACGCCGAAGGCATCGTTCTGGGCCGTCTTGCCTCGATCGTCGCAAGCCGCCTGCGCGGCAAGCACAAGCCGTCGTTCACACCGCACATGGACATGGGCGACAACGTGATCATCATCAACGCTGAAAAAGTGCAGCTGACCGGCAAGAAGCGTCAGGAAGAGCATTTCTGGCACACCGGCCACCCCGGCGGCATCAAATCGCGCACCAAAGAGCAGATCCTCGAAGGTGCACACCCCGAACGCGTGGTCACGCTGGCCGTCAAGCGGATGCTGCCCGGCAACCGTCTGAGCCGTCAGGTCATGACCAACCTGCGCGTCTATGCTGGCACCGAGCACCCGCACGAAGCGCAAAACCCCGAAGTTCTCGACGTTAAGTCGATGAACAAGAAAAACACGCGGAGCGCATAA
- the ppk2 gene encoding polyphosphate kinase 2, with translation MTKPFDGAISAFAESEAPEQIRKTIARADKDDMLSDSYPHSERMSGKAYDKQMERLQIELVKMQAWVQESGARIACVFEGRDAAGKGGTIKRFRENLNPRSAQVVALPKPTEKEAGEWYFQRYIRRLPSAGNLSFFDRSWYNRGVVEKVFGFCTDAQRAHFFQQVQPFEEMLVEDGIHLFKFWMNVGREEQLRRMMDREADPLKQWKLSWIDVEGLKKWDDYSAAIRETLDLSHSDHAPWTVVRSDDKRRARLAAIRCVLHGLDYTNKDAQAIGEIDETICGGPDIWDA, from the coding sequence GTGACCAAACCCTTCGACGGCGCGATCAGCGCCTTTGCCGAGAGCGAAGCCCCCGAGCAAATTCGCAAGACCATCGCGCGGGCCGACAAGGACGATATGCTATCCGACAGCTATCCGCATTCCGAACGCATGTCGGGCAAGGCCTATGACAAGCAGATGGAACGGTTGCAGATCGAACTGGTCAAGATGCAGGCCTGGGTGCAAGAAAGCGGCGCGCGGATTGCCTGTGTGTTCGAAGGCCGCGACGCGGCGGGCAAAGGCGGTACGATCAAACGGTTCCGCGAGAACCTGAACCCGCGCAGCGCACAGGTGGTGGCCCTGCCCAAGCCCACCGAAAAAGAGGCTGGAGAGTGGTATTTCCAACGCTACATCAGACGTCTGCCCAGTGCGGGAAACCTGTCGTTTTTTGACCGCAGCTGGTACAACCGCGGTGTCGTGGAAAAAGTCTTCGGCTTTTGCACCGACGCGCAGCGCGCCCATTTCTTTCAACAGGTCCAACCCTTCGAGGAGATGCTGGTCGAGGACGGCATTCACCTGTTCAAGTTCTGGATGAACGTCGGCCGCGAAGAGCAGCTGCGCCGGATGATGGACCGCGAGGCCGATCCGCTGAAACAATGGAAGCTCAGCTGGATCGACGTTGAGGGGCTGAAGAAATGGGACGACTATTCGGCCGCCATCCGCGAAACGCTGGACCTCAGCCATTCGGACCACGCGCCGTGGACCGTCGTGCGCTCGGATGACAAGCGGCGCGCGCGGCTGGCCGCGATCCGCTGTGTGCTGCATGGGCTGGACTATACCAACAAGGACGCCCAGGCCATTGGCGAAATTGATGAAACAATCTGTGGCGGACCGGACATCTGGGATGCCTAA
- a CDS encoding enoyl-CoA hydratase: MAILERKVTNNVAHLTLNAPGRLNALSDEMILILHKALDEIAETKSIRAVILSGSGKAFCAGHDLKQMTAGRQNPDGGRGYFADLFNRCASMMARIQSLPQPVIAQVHGIATAAGCQLVATCDMAIAASDTRFGVNGVNIGLFCSTPMVALTRNIARKHAFEMLTTGKFIDAARAETLGLINRAVPPEDLETETKALADLVASKLGSAVKIGKQAFYDQIAMPTDAAYAFTGNVMVENMLDRDTEEGIAAFLGKRDPRWEQ, encoded by the coding sequence ATGGCAATTCTTGAACGTAAGGTCACGAACAACGTGGCGCATCTGACACTGAACGCGCCCGGCCGGCTGAATGCGCTGTCGGACGAAATGATTCTGATCCTGCACAAGGCCCTGGATGAAATCGCGGAAACCAAAAGCATCCGCGCCGTCATTCTGTCCGGCAGTGGCAAGGCGTTTTGCGCAGGCCACGATCTGAAACAGATGACGGCAGGCCGTCAGAACCCCGACGGCGGGCGCGGCTACTTTGCAGACCTGTTCAACCGCTGTGCATCCATGATGGCGCGCATCCAGTCCCTGCCCCAGCCGGTTATCGCGCAGGTGCATGGAATCGCCACAGCCGCGGGCTGTCAACTGGTGGCGACGTGCGACATGGCCATCGCGGCCTCAGACACCCGCTTTGGCGTCAACGGTGTGAACATTGGCCTCTTCTGCTCGACTCCGATGGTGGCACTGACCCGCAACATTGCGCGCAAACATGCCTTTGAAATGCTAACGACCGGAAAATTCATCGACGCTGCGCGCGCCGAAACGCTTGGCCTGATCAACCGCGCGGTGCCGCCCGAGGATCTGGAAACAGAGACAAAGGCGCTGGCCGATCTTGTGGCGTCAAAATTGGGCTCTGCGGTGAAAATCGGCAAACAGGCCTTTTATGACCAGATCGCAATGCCCACCGATGCCGCCTATGCATTCACCGGAAATGTCATGGTCGAGAATATGCTGGACCGCGACACCGAAGAAGGAATTGCGGCCTTCTTGGGCAAACGTGACCCAAGGTGGGAACAGTAA
- a CDS encoding TetR/AcrR family transcriptional regulator → MPKRGYHHGNLRQALVDAALELIELRGPTGFTLSEAAKQAGVTPAAVYRHFEGREDLIAVAALQGYEIFADLMEYAYQSGQPSALAAFEATGRAYLAFARKHPGHYIAMFESGISINRTPELAAAANRANGVLEKAAGDLSQHIPADKRPPASMFSAHIWAMSHGVVELFARNSPGRASPFSPEDLLESGIGIYLRGLGLVAPDS, encoded by the coding sequence ATGCCTAAACGCGGTTATCATCACGGCAACCTGCGGCAGGCGCTGGTCGATGCGGCTCTTGAGTTGATCGAGCTTAGGGGCCCGACCGGCTTTACCCTGTCGGAGGCGGCAAAACAGGCCGGCGTGACCCCCGCCGCCGTCTACCGCCACTTTGAAGGGCGCGAGGACCTGATTGCCGTCGCTGCCCTGCAAGGCTACGAGATTTTCGCGGACCTGATGGAATACGCCTATCAGTCGGGCCAACCCTCGGCGCTGGCGGCATTCGAGGCGACAGGGCGCGCCTATCTGGCCTTTGCACGTAAACATCCGGGCCATTACATCGCGATGTTCGAAAGCGGTATTTCGATCAACCGCACACCGGAACTGGCCGCTGCCGCCAACCGCGCCAACGGCGTTCTGGAAAAGGCTGCGGGCGATCTGTCGCAGCATATTCCGGCTGACAAACGCCCGCCTGCATCCATGTTCAGCGCCCACATCTGGGCAATGAGCCACGGCGTTGTCGAATTGTTTGCCCGCAACAGCCCCGGCCGCGCCAGCCCGTTTTCGCCCGAGGATTTGCTGGAAAGCGGTATCGGCATTTATTTGCGTGGTTTGGGCCTGGTGGCGCCGGACAGCTGA
- a CDS encoding PLP-dependent aminotransferase family protein has product MDTIWPQTLPTGAGPKYKAVVQIIRDAVSGGTLTQGTRLPPVRDLAWRLKITPGTVARAYTVLTDEGLLNAEVGRGTFVAAPVDEEAAFAPPIEVDSAAHNREAQSWRVNMMSPHLPSVGQAALIRGLLADIARDPPSGMMHYPNRTNARPAREAVVQWLADAQVGHLDQGDVVLANGGQSAILLVMQALLKGRKPVVLVEELSYPGFRRAAELVRADVVPVAMDAQGVIPEALARATAQHDAQLFCTSPAVHNPTCLFTPLERRLELVEVARAHDLQIIDDDCYQIAAAKSPSYRMLAPERGWYVTSISKSLTPALRVGAAIAPHGRAAPLRRASEHAFFGLPTPILDLTAALLTHPQLPVLTEQVRTGINQYVQAAANILGGYDLHWRENVPFVWLPLPEGWRATAFCQAAEAQGVQVRAGEEFACREARSPHAIRFAVNAGVKLEAFEAAMGRLRVLLDNPPEQINV; this is encoded by the coding sequence ATGGATACAATTTGGCCTCAGACGCTGCCGACAGGGGCGGGACCCAAATACAAGGCTGTGGTGCAGATCATTCGCGATGCGGTTTCGGGCGGCACGTTGACCCAGGGCACGCGGTTGCCGCCGGTGCGCGATCTGGCCTGGCGGCTCAAGATCACGCCGGGCACTGTGGCGCGGGCCTATACCGTCCTGACCGACGAAGGGTTGCTGAATGCCGAAGTCGGGCGCGGCACATTTGTGGCGGCACCCGTGGATGAAGAAGCTGCATTTGCCCCGCCGATCGAGGTCGACAGCGCCGCGCACAACCGCGAGGCACAAAGCTGGCGTGTGAACATGATGTCTCCGCATCTGCCCAGCGTCGGGCAGGCGGCGCTGATCCGCGGCCTGCTGGCTGACATCGCCCGTGATCCGCCGTCGGGCATGATGCACTACCCGAACCGTACAAATGCACGGCCCGCCCGCGAGGCGGTGGTGCAATGGCTTGCCGATGCGCAGGTGGGGCATCTGGATCAGGGCGACGTGGTGTTGGCCAATGGTGGGCAAAGTGCCATTTTGCTGGTGATGCAGGCGTTGCTGAAAGGGCGCAAGCCCGTGGTTCTGGTCGAGGAACTGTCCTATCCCGGATTCCGCCGTGCCGCCGAACTGGTGCGCGCCGATGTGGTTCCGGTGGCGATGGATGCACAGGGCGTCATTCCCGAAGCTTTGGCCCGCGCCACCGCCCAGCATGATGCGCAGCTGTTCTGCACCTCTCCGGCCGTGCACAACCCGACGTGTCTGTTCACGCCGCTTGAGCGTCGTCTTGAACTGGTCGAAGTGGCCCGCGCCCATGACCTGCAAATCATTGACGACGATTGTTATCAGATTGCCGCGGCCAAATCGCCCTCTTACCGGATGCTGGCACCGGAACGCGGCTGGTATGTCACGTCGATCTCGAAGTCGCTGACGCCCGCCTTGCGCGTTGGGGCGGCGATTGCGCCGCATGGCCGGGCGGCGCCGCTGCGGCGCGCCTCGGAACACGCCTTCTTCGGGCTGCCCACGCCGATCCTTGACCTGACGGCGGCCTTGCTGACGCATCCGCAGTTGCCTGTCCTGACCGAGCAGGTGCGGACGGGCATCAACCAATATGTGCAGGCCGCGGCGAATATTCTGGGCGGCTATGATCTGCACTGGCGTGAAAATGTCCCCTTTGTCTGGCTGCCATTGCCGGAGGGCTGGCGTGCCACGGCATTCTGTCAGGCCGCCGAAGCGCAGGGCGTGCAGGTGCGTGCCGGCGAGGAATTCGCCTGTCGCGAGGCGCGCAGCCCCCATGCGATACGTTTTGCGGTGAATGCCGGTGTAAAACTGGAGGCCTTTGAGGCCGCCATGGGCCGCCTGCGGGTGCTGTTGGACAATCCGCCCGAGCAGATCAACGTGTAA
- a CDS encoding DUF1127 domain-containing protein: MTQTTALPADILTHLRDTRTMPVISVLAIKLAVVLSKWATRRRTRLALTQLSPQQLDDVGLTPRAAFTESRRGFWQA; encoded by the coding sequence ATGACACAGACAACCGCCCTGCCCGCTGACATCCTGACGCATCTGCGTGACACACGCACGATGCCGGTGATTTCTGTCCTGGCGATCAAGCTGGCCGTTGTTCTGTCAAAATGGGCCACCCGCCGGCGCACGCGCCTGGCACTCACCCAACTGTCACCGCAGCAGTTGGACGATGTGGGACTGACCCCGCGGGCGGCTTTTACCGAGTCGCGCAGGGGATTCTGGCAGGCGTAA
- a CDS encoding alpha/beta hydrolase, translating into MITIAVLALALVATVQIAAGYREARAARTHPPLGQILDVDGTKVHAMVMGQGPDLVLIHGAGGNLRDFTFDFAERLTDRYRVILFDRPGLGWTDLPHDAPSGAWASQGTSPQAQAALLQAAADQLDVHDPIVLGHSFGGSVALAWALARPDDTAAVVMIAGVAQPWPGDLGPFYTVLGAPWGGALVVPMITAFTPRPYVKDRIDSIFAPQTAPEGYADYIGAGLSMRRTTLRANVRQVNTLRPHMVAMQPKLPTLTMPMEIIHGDADDTVPLAVHSIPLSQQVPGTNLTVLPGVGHMPHHVDPQAVVDAIDRAALRAGLR; encoded by the coding sequence TTGATAACCATTGCTGTTCTTGCGCTGGCCCTGGTGGCCACCGTGCAAATCGCCGCGGGTTACCGCGAAGCACGGGCCGCGCGGACGCATCCGCCCTTGGGGCAGATCCTGGATGTAGACGGCACCAAGGTGCACGCAATGGTCATGGGCCAGGGTCCCGATCTGGTGCTGATCCACGGCGCCGGCGGCAACCTGCGCGACTTTACCTTTGATTTCGCCGAACGGCTGACAGACCGCTACCGCGTGATCCTGTTTGACCGTCCCGGGCTGGGCTGGACCGACCTGCCCCATGATGCCCCAAGCGGCGCTTGGGCATCGCAAGGGACATCGCCCCAGGCACAGGCCGCTTTGTTGCAGGCCGCTGCCGACCAGTTGGACGTGCACGATCCGATCGTGCTGGGCCACAGCTTTGGCGGTTCGGTCGCCCTCGCCTGGGCGTTGGCGCGGCCCGACGACACTGCTGCCGTGGTCATGATCGCGGGCGTCGCACAACCATGGCCGGGCGATCTGGGGCCGTTCTACACGGTTTTGGGCGCCCCGTGGGGCGGCGCGCTGGTGGTGCCGATGATCACCGCCTTTACCCCCCGTCCTTACGTCAAGGACCGCATCGACAGCATTTTTGCCCCGCAGACCGCCCCCGAAGGCTATGCCGACTATATCGGCGCAGGCCTGTCCATGCGCCGCACCACCCTGCGCGCCAACGTGCGTCAGGTGAACACGCTGCGCCCGCATATGGTGGCAATGCAACCCAAGTTGCCCACGCTGACGATGCCAATGGAAATCATACACGGCGATGCAGACGACACGGTGCCGCTGGCGGTCCACTCGATCCCGCTGTCGCAACAGGTGCCCGGTACCAATCTGACCGTGCTGCCCGGCGTCGGCCACATGCCCCATCACGTCGATCCCCAAGCCGTTGTCGATGCCATTGACCGTGCAGCGCTACGTGCGGGTTTGCGTTAA